Part of the Falco naumanni isolate bFalNau1 chromosome 3, bFalNau1.pat, whole genome shotgun sequence genome is shown below.
GCTGCTCAATGTAACCCAGCTGCTAAAAATGACCACTGAAATCCTTAAagaaacttcacagaaaatacaCTCTTGGATCCAAGTCCATGTATTtgagaaaaataccttttctcaGTTCTTCTGACAAATTTTGACCTTCTCTTTGAACTGAAGTTCAATTAGTTGATTATTGATACAGGCGTATCAGTTTGCAATAGCCCCATCCCACACTTGACAGGCAAAGAAGTATACCATGCATGGACCAGGGAtgcttctgcagctctcctCTTATTGATAGATTGTTCTATGCATTACTTCCCCAAATGGCTACCCGCTCTACCCTGATATAGCTTTACCACCATTTCTCTCATTCCCAAGCACAGCTGCACAATCTCTACAGAGCTTCTAGTTTTCTTCCAGAGGTGCAAAAGCCAAATACCTGCCGGAATCTTTTCTTTATCTCTTCATCTGTGGCTTCAGGATCCATCTGCAGTACCTGAAAGAGACCATGAGAGCACAGCAAGTTCAATGATACTCCCCATGTTTCAGGCTCCTGGTAGCAAGCTCTACACACTTGGTTCACTGGTGTAGAGACACAATGCCAGAAAGCTCCCCCCGTCAGGGTGCTGTTTCAGGAGATGAATTTTCACCTAGCaaaccagaaacattttgaGAGACACCATGTTTGGGACATTCTGCTTTTAGCCATGCTAGATTCCTCCAACTGCGCCAGTGTCCTTTCCACACTGAAGTCTTATGTAGACAGCTGCCATCCCTAAATAGCCACAATTTGTCTGAACCTTCAGCCAGTCCTGTAGCAATGCCTAGTTTGGCAGAAATGGAAGCATATGGTGACTTTGGGGCACTGTCAGATCATTCATAACTGAGAACTTTGGGCAAGAAATGTACTACTTTGTAAGAATTTATTGATTTTATCATTTTGAAAGACAGGAGGGTTTTACTGCCTGGTTTCCATGAACGAGCCCACCTGTCTATGGATCTTTAGGGATGCAGCAGAGTTTAGGAGCTCttctgtgaattaatttactgaACAGAAGTCCTAAGCAACAAGTGAGCCTACTCAATGGAGACGCACGCTAGTCTGACACTGAGAATCTGTAAACAAAAAGCACTCTCTTGCAGGAAAGCTACCGTCTACTTCTAAATGGCTTTCTTAATTTACTCTCCAAGTCAAGTACTATAGTCTACACAGCACCGAACACTGCCAAGGTGAATCTGCCAACTGATCTGGCTGACCAGCTCTAAATTGGGACTACAAAAGGCACCCGAGACTTTAAAAAGGCAGACAAAGATGGtatcaggaaggaaaacaaacagggaaAGCCAGCTCCAGATGAACACCATACTGTTTTATCCACTGTCTTCCTCAGTTTTTATAGTCATCAGGACTTCCTAACTGACTGCAACTGGAATCAAACCAAGTAATGTGTGAGAGAATTATCCGTTTTCCAGTGACTCCTCAAAGATCGCTCACTAGCGTGAAGAGTGAAAGTTCTTCTCTCATTCGACGCACTATGCAGGTTCAGTGGGATGAAGATCCAAAATAAAAGACACAACTAGAAATGCCACGTCAAAAGTGCTCAGAACAGGACCTGACAGGCATGCCACCTATAGCCATTATAGTCTCATTCAGAAAGTACCTAGCATTAACCCGCCAAATCTTCTAGTGTTGTTGCACAAAGGAAATGTGTCAAAAGAATATAGTTTGTGCCTGAcataaaacagtgaaaaatagaGCAGGAAGACACACACCacctttctgtcttctgtaaGCCTTCTGCACAGTAATgtagagatatttttctttctttatgctccatctttttactgaaataaatacccAGTAAATCTGGAAGTTGGTATACGCAGTCAGAAGAAGGGAGGATAAAACATTCAAACTAACCTCAAAAGGGTTCAGGTTGAAATAGGAAGATCCAGGTCGGGTCAGCCTGTCAATTTGGTTTTTTGATGTTAAAACAGAGTCACgtttttcaatttgttttacCTGAAGAACAAGAGAGATCTCTATTAACTGACCGTCACGATGTGCTTACCTGTGCTCCCACGCGATTACTTAGACCAGTCATCATCATTCCATGCTACAACTCACAATACCTCTTGCTCATCCCAAGTCTGTAGTTATTTGACTCAAGTGCCAGCAGAGTACATCTTTCCAGACTTCTCTACCACATgacaatatttttaacattgtaCTTTATAAAGAACCCTAGAAAGCACTCCTGCCTGTCTCTCCCATGGCTGGCTCAGCAGTTGTGGTTTTTCCCCTCACCTTGCTCCTACACTGGCAGTGCCACAGTGACTCCTTGGGCACCTACCCCCCCACCACTGCTGACCCCCCACCGGCAGGTCAGCCCATAAACACCTCCAGTGATACCGGTGCAAGTACCCGAGACCACCGCCTTCTGACCACAGGTGGTCCAGCACAGTTCAGTTCTGTAGGTATTAGGCCAAAACAAACCCTGCATCGCACACCAGgcttgtctttatttaaaaaaaacgGCACCCACCACGGCGGCACTGCCTGTCGGCCGGCAGGCTCAGGGAAACGCACACAAGCTGCGCACCAAGTCGTGGAGCCCTGCAcgggctgggggaaggggccTCGCACCCCGCGCCCGCGGGCACCCTGCCCACCCAGGGGCCTCGCACCCCGTGCCCGCGGGCACCCTGCCCACCCAGGGGGCTCGCACCCCGTGCCCGCGGGCACCCTGCCCACCCAGGGGGCTCGCACCCCGTGCCCGCGGGCACCCTGCCCACCCAGGGGGCTCGCACCCCGTGCCCGCGGGCACCCTGCCCACCCAGGGGGCTCGCACCCCGTGCCCGCGGGCACCCTGCCCACCCAGGGGGCTCGCACCCCGTGCCCGCGGGCACCCTGCCCACCCAGGGGGCTCGCACCCCGCGCCCGCGGGCACCCTGCCCACCCAGGGACCGGGCGCCGCGGGAGAGGCGGGCACGGAGCGGGCGGCGCGCAGCTCCCACCGGCTCGGTGCGAGGCAGTGAGGCGCGGGCCGCACGCCGGGGCCCTGCCCCCGGGCCCAGCGGGGCCCTTCGGAGGGCGGCAGAGGCCGGCGCGCCCGGGGAACGCCCGCTCTCCCCGTGCCGGCGCCTgccgccggcccgccccgggCGCCGCTCGCCCTCCGCCCGCCTGTCGCCGCAGGGCCCGCACCGGCCAGGCCCGGGGCCCGGCGCGTTCCCCTCGGGGCGGCCCGGCGCCGCGCGGCCCGCCAGGCCCCGGCGCTGGGAGGAGAGGCCGCCGGACGCCGGGcgcgggcgggcagggcccggggggcggggccgggccgcccccccgccgcggcggcgccgGTACCTCGTTGTAGAAGGTGAGGAACGCCTCCTcggcggcgccccccgccccgggctcccccgccgccgccgccatcgcCAGCACCACGTGATGCCGTGCGCACACACGTGAGCACGGCGGCGCCCCCGGCACGTGACCACCGCGCGCGCCACGGCGGCAGGacccgccccgctgccccgcggTCCCGGCCGCTCCGCCCGGGGTGTGTGCTCGGGGCGGGGGCCGGagccgccgcgccgcggggcgggcgaGCGCGGCCAGACCGGACCCGCCGGCCGCAAGGGCCCGGCCCCCAGCGCTGGGCGGGCCGCGGAGCGCCGGGCGCGAGGGCTGCGCATGCGCGCGCCGTGACGCGTGGGGCCGTGCCGGGCCTCGTCCGCGCGGCGCTCCAAGGGCAGGCGGCGatggcggcggtggcggcggcggcgcggggcgggctgCGCGGGGCCCTCGTGGCGCAGCAGCAGCGCTGGAGCTCGGGCTCGGGCGCCGACCAGGTGGGTGCGCCCGTCGCGGGTGCCCGGTCGCGGGTGCCCGTCGGTGCGGGCCGTGGGTGCCTCCTCCACCACCGCCGTCTCTCCCCGCAGCTGGGCGAGCTGGGCAAAGGCGCCGGgaagggcggcggcggcggcggcgccaTCCGTGAGGCCGGCGGTGCCTTCGGGAAGAAGCAGGCGGCGGAGGAGGAGCGGTACTTCAGGTGAGCGcggcccccaccccaccccgccccgcagccgggATCccccccgcacacacacacagccgAGACGCCCCCTCCTCAGCCGAGCCCCCCCACACACAGAGCCAGGACCCACGCACACACAGCCGAGCCCCCCACAGACACGCAGCCGGGACCCCCCAGGCGCACACAGCCGGACCCCACACGCACAGCCAGGATCCCCTCTGCAGCCGagccccccccacacacacacacacacagagccaggacacacacacccacacacgcacacacagccgagcccccccacacacacagagccacagCCGAGCCCCCCCACGCATGCACAGCCAGGACCCCCCCTGCCGTGCGGGTGCTGCAGCTCGCACCGTGCTCTCTCGCAGGGAGAAGGAGCGGGAGCAGCTCTCTGCCTTACGGAAACACCATGAGGAGGAGATCGACCACCACAAGAAAGAGATCGAACGTCTGCAGAAAGAAATCGAGCGCCACAAGCACAAGATCAGGCAGCTGAAGGACGATGACTAAGCTGATGCTGTTGCTGAATGTCCATGGCTGGTACAGACCGTGGTGTGTAACAGCGCTGACTTTGTGCTTTGGCCAACGTAATCCAAATTTGTCCAGCTATACTGTGGTATATGTCAAATGCGACAATGTCAAATAAACTACtcactggctttttttctcttcagtaactgtttaatgaaaaaaacataataacCCACTGCCTGGTTTTAAACCTCCTTGACCTTCCAAAATAAGGATATACTCTTCAATAGGCAGTCCGATGCAGAACTTCACTATTTGCTTTAGGTTTATTTGAAAGAAACGATCCCTTATACTTACAGTACCTGTCCAGAGGCCTGTTCACACAGGAGTAGCTTTGTCTCAAGAAAACTGTCACTGTGGTTTAGGGGGGAGATGGCTCTCCACACTGAACTAACAAGAATGTAAAaaacggggtggggggggggtggggttgcCCTTAGTGTTCAGTGCCATgaacaagagaggaaaaatactaTTCTATGTTACGGAGATTTCGCTTGTGGTGGTGCCAGGTTCTCAGGTGCTTCCAGGAGCTCAACAAGGCAGCTGAGATCCTGAGCAAAtgttcttttctgcagagaCTTTGTAATTGCTCagtagtggggtttttttctgtctctagtTCTCTATGTTCCTTATCAAAGTCCCTTTACAAAGAAGGATGAGTTAAGATTAATTTTATGCAGGTTTGGTTACTTTTGCAATTTTCGTATAAGAAATTCATGGTAAAACATCCAGCAAGTAATCTATTGAAATAGTGCAGCCTTACTGCACTAAGCCCTGACAAGACAGGGATTTTATGTAACGAGAGCAGGCAGGTAAGGAacagcctttccctctgcaCCTGCACTGCTGTGTCTGTAAGTCTGCCTGAACAGGCTGAATTTCTGCCCCTGCTGAAGCCTGGTGTGTGTTGCGCTGCAGTGAAGCTGGGCTCGGGGGAGGAGCGGCTGGAACTGCCCTGACTGAAACGGCAGGAGGCAAGTTGGAGCCTTTGATGCAGAAAGTTTTGACAAGGGTGTGACTGGCTGGCTGAAGGTGTCCCAGTTTCTCCTGTGTTAACTGGTACaaccccagccagctgctccccTTGGACCACTTTCCCCTGTGGAACATGGCAGCTAGTGGTACATCTTGTCTACAGAGTAAATGACAGCACTGTTGCTCTAATGAAGAGTCCGTGCCATAAGAAGCTCTTGTTTAATGGGAATGTCATCCATGTGCTCGGCCGTGGAAGGCAGGCTGCGCTGTGGAGGATGTGGTTGCCTGGCTCTGCTCGGCCTGTGGAAGGTGGTGTTGCAGCGAGCTGTGCGGGGGTCGTGTCGAGCCGTCACTGGGGTCCATCCCTTTTAGTCGGGGCTGATTAATGTGAGCCAAAAATACTATCTCCCCCTCCATACCTCCCCAGGAACATGAAACCTGGTGGGAAGAACTGTCATGAGAAGCTATATACAATTGACCTGTTTAGTTTATACCCATTTAAAAAATCGAAATTTTTTACtcatttgaaaaatctttttccatTGTATCTGTCAGCTGGTTGGCCTCCCCTGAAAGCTGTGGAGTCACTAGTGAGATATCCCTACAAAAGACCAATTCCTTGCAAGCGCAGCTACAGTAGACTACGGAatagctgaaataaatattagGACAAGTATATTCTGAAGGGAATAGACAAGGGCTTAAATTCATGGCTTTGTGatttactttgcatttctgtgcacCACTGAAATCTTACCTGTGCTGCCGTGcaagctgagctgcagagccTCTGCCTGAGCACTGGTAAGGGGGAGGGGGTTTGCGGTGACCCCCTGTGAGGGTGTTGTGATTTGGGCCGCTGTGAGCGGCTCAGTTTTGCACAAGTTTCAGCGTGGCTCCTATGCCAGTGAATGTGCTGGGTCCCTCACCGCGTGCTCATAAACCCATCTCAGCTTCTGGAGGGAAATGTCTAGTTCAGTCACTGCTTTGCAGTCACCCTGAATTTCTGTCAGATTAGGGCAGTGGAAGTACGCGTGACGAGGACAGGCAGCTGTAGATCTTGACC
Proteins encoded:
- the DNAJC8 gene encoding dnaJ homolog subfamily C member 8, coding for MRRGRRNAPFLLATNENEAPQPIAQRLQPGAPTFDLFLVVVDLLLMVFPHRRPHGWRRRRRRPSRRLCPARPAAGRDGGGGGGTHGPHRRAPATGHPRRAHPPGRRPSPSSSAAAAPRGPRAARPAPPPPPPPSPPALGAPRGRGPARPHASRRAHAQPSRPALRGPPSAGGRALAAGGSGLAALARPAARRLRPPPRAHTPGGAAGTAGQRGGSCRRGARGGHVPGAPPCSRVCARHHVVLAMAAAAGEPGAGGAAEEAFLTFYNEVKQIEKRDSVLTSKNQIDRLTRPGSSYFNLNPFEVLQMDPEATDEEIKKRFRQLSILVHPDKNQDDADRAQKAFEAVDKAYKLLLDQEQKKRALDVIQAGKEYVEHTVKEKKKQLKKDGKPPTVEEDDPEVFKQAVYKQTMKLFAELEIKRKEREAKEMHERKRQREEEIEAQEKAKREREWQKNFEESRDGRVDSWRNFQANTKGKKEKKNRTFLRPPKVKMEQRE